The following proteins are encoded in a genomic region of Saccharopolyspora antimicrobica:
- a CDS encoding arylamine N-acetyltransferase family protein: MTFTELNPFPVTDPVAGFDTTAFDLDAYLRRIDHPRVEPSAAALRSLHSAHVRAIPFENIDVALGRHRGIELPAIMDKLVRRNRGGYCFEHGLLFAAALEKLGFTVRRSFARVRPNHERGSYTHMLAVVPVDGTDHLVDVGFGAWVMQPTPLIDGAEVDQAGWRHRIRRDNGHWVFEKHTDDGWEALHATLGLPARQVDYEVFHHYTSTHPRSPFTGQLVVMRLTDGVVRKFVGHRLITEHADGRVETAEITTDQLAGTLRALDVELTPAELSALQEFYESAEDTEAL; the protein is encoded by the coding sequence ATGACGTTCACCGAGCTCAACCCGTTCCCGGTCACCGACCCGGTGGCCGGCTTCGACACCACCGCCTTCGACCTGGACGCCTACCTGCGGCGGATCGACCACCCGCGCGTCGAGCCGTCCGCGGCGGCGCTGCGCTCGCTGCACAGCGCGCACGTGCGGGCCATCCCGTTCGAGAACATCGACGTCGCGCTGGGCAGGCACCGCGGCATCGAGCTGCCCGCCATCATGGACAAGCTGGTCCGCCGCAACCGCGGCGGCTACTGCTTCGAGCACGGCCTGCTTTTCGCCGCCGCGCTGGAGAAGCTCGGCTTCACCGTCCGGCGCAGCTTCGCCCGGGTCAGGCCGAACCACGAGCGCGGCTCGTACACCCACATGCTCGCGGTGGTGCCCGTCGACGGGACGGACCACCTGGTGGACGTCGGCTTCGGCGCCTGGGTGATGCAGCCGACGCCGCTGATCGACGGCGCCGAGGTGGACCAGGCCGGCTGGCGGCACCGGATCCGCCGGGACAACGGCCACTGGGTGTTCGAGAAGCACACCGACGACGGCTGGGAGGCGCTGCACGCCACCCTCGGCCTGCCCGCCCGGCAGGTCGACTACGAGGTGTTCCACCACTACACCTCCACCCACCCGCGCTCCCCGTTCACCGGTCAGCTGGTGGTGATGCGGCTGACCGACGGCGTGGTGCGCAAGTTCGTCGGGCACCGGCTCATCACCGAGCACGCCGACGGCCGCGTGGAGACCGCCGAGATCACCACCGACCAGCTGGCCGGCACCCTGCGCGCGCTGGACGTCGAGCTGACCCCGGCCGAGCTCTCCGCACTGCAGGAGTTCTACGAGTCCGCTGAGGACACCGAAGCGCTGTGA
- a CDS encoding cupin domain-containing protein — MSQQHNVSPEQPAIVPAGEGETIWFDGNVYTVKISGKATNGALSVLESSILPGCGPPPHVHTESDEVFHVLSGQLEFQVGDARFTGKAGDYVFVPHGTPHCFKNVGVHVAHTIFAYTPAGFEEFFLASGQPAVPSTPVPQWGPDEFAKAVAIAPRFGWEGPSTK, encoded by the coding sequence ATGAGCCAGCAGCACAACGTCTCTCCCGAGCAGCCGGCGATCGTCCCGGCCGGCGAGGGCGAGACGATCTGGTTCGACGGCAACGTCTACACCGTCAAGATCAGCGGCAAGGCCACCAACGGAGCCCTGTCCGTCCTGGAATCCTCGATCCTGCCGGGATGCGGCCCGCCGCCGCACGTGCACACCGAGTCCGACGAGGTGTTCCACGTGCTGTCCGGCCAGCTGGAGTTCCAGGTCGGCGACGCGCGGTTCACCGGCAAGGCCGGGGACTACGTCTTCGTCCCGCACGGCACGCCGCACTGCTTCAAGAACGTCGGCGTGCACGTCGCGCACACGATCTTCGCCTACACCCCGGCCGGGTTCGAGGAGTTCTTCCTGGCCTCGGGCCAGCCGGCGGTGCCGAGCACGCCGGTGCCGCAGTGGGGTCCGGATGAGTTCGCGAAGGCGGTGGCGATCGCCCCGCGCTTCGGCTGGGAAGGACCGAGCACCAAGTAG
- a CDS encoding VOC family protein, which yields MTRRGIPGAVAVHHVAYTVPDLDQAVEFFTEVIGAELAYTLVQDAAGDWMTRKLDVDATATARIAMLRLGPVTNLELFEYTAPDQRRQLPRNSDWGGHHLAIHVEDVDAAAEYLRAQPGVRVLGTPETISDGPIAGDRWVYFTTPWGMQLELINLPPGAPFEQQTDVRLYQPDGSWSDRIGVS from the coding sequence ATGACCCGGCGAGGCATCCCCGGCGCGGTCGCGGTGCACCACGTCGCCTACACGGTGCCCGACCTCGACCAGGCCGTCGAGTTCTTCACCGAGGTCATCGGCGCCGAACTGGCCTACACGCTGGTCCAGGACGCCGCGGGCGACTGGATGACCCGCAAGCTCGACGTGGACGCCACGGCCACCGCCCGCATCGCCATGCTGCGGCTGGGCCCGGTGACCAACCTGGAGCTCTTCGAGTACACCGCGCCCGACCAGCGTCGGCAGCTCCCCCGCAACAGCGACTGGGGCGGTCACCACCTGGCCATCCACGTCGAGGACGTCGACGCCGCCGCGGAGTACTTGCGGGCGCAACCGGGCGTCCGGGTGCTCGGCACCCCGGAGACCATCTCCGACGGCCCCATCGCGGGAGACCGCTGGGTGTACTTCACGACGCCGTGGGGGATGCAGCTGGAACTGATCAACCTGCCCCCTGGGGCACCGTTCGAGCAGCAGACGGACGTGCGGCTGTACCAGCCGGACGGATCCTGGTCCGATCGCATAGGAGTTTCATGA
- a CDS encoding sedoheptulose 7-phosphate cyclase: MAHQWQAQAEQTITYEVRMTDGVLDPSNRALLDAGATVRTDEPRRFIVIDANVHEIYGDALRKYLAHHNCEYRLCVLSASEEAKTMESVFTVVNGLDSFGISRRHEPIIAIGGGIVLDIAGLAASMYRRSTPYVRVPTSLIGLVDAGVGIKTGVNFGSHKNRLGSYFAPTAALLDRGFLATVDDRHISNGLAEILKIALIKDAVLFRLMEEHAELLLAERLTGQTPTGDVVAREVFSRAVGGMLEELEPNLWEQKLERLVDYGHSFSPTLEMRALPALLHGEAVTVDMALTTVLAEARGMVSASDRERIFRLMRRLRLPVWHPLLETGLLEHALRETTRHRDGLQRMPVPVGIGGARFLHDLTVAELTGAAETLHELGGDR; the protein is encoded by the coding sequence ATGGCCCATCAGTGGCAGGCCCAGGCCGAGCAGACCATCACCTACGAAGTCCGGATGACCGACGGCGTCCTCGATCCGTCCAACCGAGCGCTGCTGGACGCGGGAGCGACCGTCCGCACCGATGAGCCCCGCCGGTTCATCGTGATCGACGCCAACGTGCACGAGATCTACGGCGATGCGCTCCGAAAGTACCTCGCGCACCACAACTGCGAATACCGGCTGTGCGTGCTGTCGGCCTCGGAGGAGGCCAAGACCATGGAGTCGGTGTTCACCGTGGTCAACGGCCTCGACTCGTTCGGCATCTCGCGCAGGCACGAGCCGATCATCGCCATCGGCGGCGGGATCGTGCTGGACATCGCCGGCCTGGCCGCCAGCATGTACCGGCGCAGCACGCCCTACGTCCGGGTGCCCACCTCCCTGATCGGGCTCGTCGACGCCGGCGTCGGCATCAAGACCGGGGTGAACTTCGGCTCCCACAAGAACCGGCTCGGCTCCTACTTCGCGCCGACCGCGGCGCTGCTGGACCGCGGCTTCCTGGCCACTGTGGACGATCGGCACATCAGCAACGGGCTCGCCGAGATCCTCAAGATCGCGCTGATCAAGGACGCGGTGCTGTTCCGGCTGATGGAGGAGCACGCCGAACTGCTGCTCGCCGAACGGCTCACCGGCCAGACGCCGACCGGCGACGTGGTGGCGCGGGAGGTCTTCAGCCGCGCGGTCGGCGGCATGCTGGAGGAGCTGGAACCGAACCTGTGGGAGCAGAAGCTGGAGCGGCTGGTCGACTACGGCCACTCCTTCAGCCCCACCCTGGAGATGCGCGCTCTGCCCGCGCTCCTTCACGGCGAGGCCGTCACCGTTGACATGGCGCTCACCACGGTGCTGGCCGAGGCGCGCGGCATGGTGTCCGCATCGGACCGCGAGCGGATCTTCCGCCTGATGCGCAGGCTCCGGCTTCCCGTCTGGCACCCGTTGCTGGAGACCGGGTTGCTGGAGCACGCGCTGCGGGAGACCACCCGGCACCGGGACGGGTTGCAGCGGATGCCGGTCCCGGTCGGCATCGGCGGAGCCCGCTTCCTGCACGACCTCACCGTCGCCGAGCTCACCGGCGCGGCCGAGACCCTGCACGAGCTGGGAGGCGACCGATGA
- a CDS encoding DegT/DnrJ/EryC1/StrS family aminotransferase: MSGPGYLFLGDEEKALVHQALDEWHLNRYRFDEAAGPSMVYALEREFEQRTGARHCLAVNSCTSALLTALVALGVGPGDEVIVPGYTFIASIAAIVHRGAVPVLAEIDESLTLDPADVARRITPATKAIVAVHMLGAPADMGELRRIADEHGLLLIEDAAQACGGRHQGRALGTIGDAGAFSLNLFKIITSGDGGLLTLADDTAYERAFAFHDHGFKPLRQGIADADSLFGMNLRMHELSGAVALGQLRKIDDILGVLRKQKTAFLEAIGELPGVTRRRINDPDGECFSFLVLQFETVEAARAVAERLGTSTLIDSGRHYYGNMPQLLARRTPTPSEHPFASSDRRYEANMLPRTDEILGRSIALSVGVVDAYLGSGVGINPLSSPDEIAAAARAVQSAVDEVVAMK; the protein is encoded by the coding sequence ATGAGCGGCCCTGGATACCTGTTCCTCGGTGACGAAGAGAAAGCGCTGGTCCACCAGGCGCTGGACGAGTGGCACCTGAACCGCTACCGGTTCGACGAAGCGGCCGGACCGTCCATGGTGTACGCGCTCGAGCGCGAGTTCGAGCAGCGCACCGGCGCCCGGCACTGCCTCGCCGTCAACAGCTGCACGTCCGCGCTGCTCACCGCGCTGGTGGCGCTCGGCGTCGGTCCCGGCGACGAGGTGATCGTGCCCGGTTACACGTTCATCGCCTCCATCGCCGCGATCGTGCACCGCGGTGCGGTCCCGGTGCTCGCCGAGATCGACGAGTCCCTCACCCTCGACCCGGCGGACGTGGCGCGCCGGATCACGCCCGCGACGAAGGCCATCGTCGCGGTGCACATGCTCGGTGCTCCGGCCGACATGGGAGAGCTGCGTCGGATCGCCGACGAGCACGGTCTCCTCCTCATCGAGGACGCGGCACAAGCTTGCGGTGGCCGGCACCAGGGCCGCGCGCTCGGCACCATCGGGGACGCCGGGGCCTTCTCGCTCAACCTGTTCAAGATCATCACCAGCGGCGACGGCGGCCTGCTCACGTTGGCCGACGACACGGCTTACGAACGCGCCTTCGCCTTCCACGACCACGGGTTCAAGCCGCTGCGGCAGGGCATCGCCGACGCCGATTCGCTGTTCGGGATGAACCTGCGGATGCACGAGCTCAGCGGTGCCGTGGCGCTGGGCCAGCTGCGCAAGATCGACGACATCCTGGGCGTGCTGCGCAAGCAGAAGACGGCGTTCCTGGAGGCGATCGGCGAGCTGCCGGGCGTGACCCGCAGGCGCATCAACGATCCGGACGGCGAGTGCTTCTCGTTCCTGGTCCTGCAGTTCGAGACCGTCGAAGCGGCGCGCGCGGTGGCCGAACGGCTGGGCACCTCCACGCTCATCGACTCGGGCCGCCACTACTACGGGAACATGCCCCAGCTGCTCGCGCGCCGCACGCCCACGCCCTCGGAACACCCCTTCGCCTCCAGCGACCGGCGCTACGAGGCGAACATGCTCCCCCGCACCGACGAGATCCTCGGCCGGTCGATCGCCCTGTCGGTCGGCGTGGTCGACGCCTATCTCGGCTCGGGAGTCGGCATCAACCCGCTCTCGTCACCGGACGAGATCGCCGCCGCCGCCCGCGCCGTCCAGTCAGCAGTCGACGAAGTGGTTGCGATGAAATGA
- a CDS encoding GMC oxidoreductase: MSHQRIEVDVLVVGSGPVGATFARTLVDGGREVMVVDAGPQLSSRPGEHLKNHLAYQHSHERFGALIRGHLHPLSRPARAVGPPEELISLAAGVATYAVGGMATHWTGVTPRHHPTVERSNAIPAADWDSLYGEAEALLNTRTDLTASAISHQVVIDALAAEYAELPAPYGVQHLPMAAERRADNPGLVRWTGVDTILGPLADGDADGFVLREQHQCTRLVPAADGSRIEYAEIIDHTTWRTLRVEASTYVVACGAVLTPQLLHASGIRPPALGRHLTEQPVAFCQILLRDDLVEGVAADPRFAERVAAHRTGHPDDALPIPLDDLDPNVWIPVSQDRPWHCQIHRDLPYDDMVVDPDLDGRLVVDLRWFGLVDPRPENRVLFSDTARDRYGMPEAGFEFSLSDSDRARQHRMMADLRRAAAALGPYVPGSEPRFILPTLPLHIAGTTRMGTDPDTSVVDPGSRVWGVENLYLGGNGLIPTGNASNPTLTSVAMALRAARGILRAGQAFPAERALA, translated from the coding sequence GTGAGTCACCAGCGCATCGAGGTCGACGTCCTCGTCGTGGGTTCCGGGCCGGTGGGCGCCACGTTCGCGCGCACGCTCGTCGACGGCGGGCGCGAGGTCATGGTCGTGGACGCCGGTCCGCAGCTGTCCAGCAGGCCGGGCGAACACCTGAAGAACCACCTCGCCTACCAGCACAGCCACGAGCGGTTCGGCGCGCTGATCCGCGGCCACCTGCACCCGTTGTCGCGCCCGGCCCGCGCGGTGGGCCCGCCGGAGGAGCTGATCAGCCTCGCCGCGGGCGTCGCCACCTACGCGGTCGGCGGCATGGCCACCCACTGGACGGGCGTGACGCCCCGGCACCACCCGACCGTCGAGCGCTCCAATGCCATCCCGGCGGCCGACTGGGATTCGCTCTACGGCGAGGCCGAGGCGCTCCTCAACACGCGCACCGACCTGACCGCGAGCGCGATCTCCCACCAGGTCGTGATCGACGCGCTCGCCGCCGAGTACGCGGAACTGCCCGCCCCGTACGGCGTTCAGCACCTCCCGATGGCCGCCGAACGCCGCGCGGACAATCCCGGGCTGGTGCGCTGGACCGGTGTGGACACCATCCTCGGCCCGCTGGCCGACGGCGACGCCGACGGGTTCGTCCTGCGTGAGCAGCACCAGTGCACGCGGCTCGTGCCCGCGGCGGACGGGTCGCGCATCGAGTACGCCGAGATCATCGACCACACCACGTGGCGGACGTTGCGCGTCGAGGCGAGCACGTACGTCGTCGCCTGCGGCGCCGTGCTCACCCCGCAGCTGCTCCACGCCTCCGGCATCCGCCCGCCGGCGCTCGGCCGCCACCTCACCGAACAACCGGTCGCCTTCTGCCAGATCCTGCTCCGGGACGACCTGGTCGAGGGTGTCGCGGCGGACCCGCGCTTCGCCGAGCGGGTGGCGGCGCACCGGACCGGCCACCCCGACGACGCGCTGCCGATCCCGCTGGACGACCTCGATCCGAACGTGTGGATCCCGGTGTCGCAGGACCGCCCGTGGCACTGCCAGATCCACCGCGATCTGCCCTACGACGACATGGTGGTGGACCCGGACCTGGACGGCAGGCTGGTGGTCGACCTGCGCTGGTTCGGGCTGGTCGACCCGAGGCCGGAGAACCGGGTTCTCTTCTCCGACACCGCCCGCGATCGCTACGGCATGCCGGAGGCGGGCTTCGAGTTCTCGCTCAGCGACTCCGACCGCGCCCGGCAGCACCGGATGATGGCGGACCTGCGGCGAGCCGCCGCCGCGCTCGGGCCGTACGTGCCCGGTTCCGAGCCGAGGTTCATCCTCCCCACGCTCCCGCTGCACATCGCGGGAACCACCCGGATGGGCACCGACCCGGACACCAGCGTGGTCGATCCCGGCTCCCGGGTCTGGGGCGTGGAGAACCTCTACCTCGGCGGCAACGGCCTGATCCCGACCGGCAACGCGAGCAACCCGACGCTGACGAGCGTGGCGATGGCGCTGCGCGCCGCACGCGGGATTCTCCGCGCCGGGCAAGCATTCCCAGCAGAAAGGGCGCTCGCGTGA
- a CDS encoding cupin domain-containing protein — translation MIVSRTHDGLTETFDGELGNAVWRCLGRRGMLFSECESFDFVRLAPGAALDERGRGDIEEAWFVLRGSGEFVADGEAPLQLREGELVLCSHGTGGRWRATADSPLELLVLALMPAAVSRRLPRRTPAD, via the coding sequence GTGATCGTTTCCAGAACCCACGACGGTCTCACCGAGACCTTCGACGGCGAGCTCGGCAACGCCGTGTGGCGGTGCCTCGGCCGCCGCGGGATGTTGTTCAGCGAGTGCGAATCCTTCGACTTCGTCCGGCTCGCACCGGGAGCCGCCCTCGACGAGCGCGGCCGCGGCGACATCGAGGAGGCGTGGTTCGTGCTGCGCGGCAGCGGCGAGTTCGTCGCCGACGGCGAGGCTCCGCTGCAACTCCGCGAGGGCGAGCTCGTCCTCTGCTCCCACGGAACCGGCGGCAGGTGGCGCGCTACCGCCGACTCCCCGCTCGAACTGCTCGTCCTGGCGCTGATGCCCGCTGCGGTGAGCCGGCGGCTCCCGAGGCGCACCCCGGCCGACTGA
- a CDS encoding cupin domain-containing protein, with protein MTDRLVITTLDEPSEVHEMHGGELVARWKCLVRRNNMFGPWEAVERSSLPPGAASGVHLHSRTEQFDYVVSGQGVMTINGADHPVAAGDLITTCLGTRHGIRNTGTEDLVWLVIEVSGPGMAEGVPDSGTEDVRAEVIDLREARDVDALDYLAGPLRRARLVHLDPGRTESLVADDQEHVLFTLSGTGTATAGATTVPLRHGVSVGLPHRGAASIEGGPDGVEFFVVSLAVPANAGGAS; from the coding sequence ATGACTGACCGGCTGGTGATCACCACGCTGGACGAGCCGTCCGAGGTCCACGAGATGCACGGCGGCGAGCTGGTCGCGCGGTGGAAGTGCCTGGTGCGGCGGAACAACATGTTCGGGCCGTGGGAGGCGGTGGAGCGCTCCTCGCTGCCGCCGGGCGCGGCCAGCGGCGTGCACCTGCACAGCCGGACCGAGCAGTTCGACTACGTCGTGTCCGGGCAGGGCGTCATGACGATCAACGGCGCGGACCACCCGGTCGCCGCCGGCGATCTCATCACGACCTGCCTAGGCACCCGGCACGGCATCCGCAACACCGGCACCGAGGACCTGGTCTGGTTGGTCATCGAGGTTTCCGGCCCCGGGATGGCGGAAGGCGTGCCGGACTCGGGCACCGAGGACGTCCGCGCCGAGGTGATCGACCTCCGCGAAGCCCGCGACGTCGACGCGCTGGACTACCTCGCCGGCCCGCTGCGCCGGGCGCGGCTGGTGCACCTCGACCCGGGCCGCACCGAGTCCTTGGTGGCCGACGACCAGGAGCACGTGCTCTTCACGCTGAGCGGCACCGGGACCGCGACGGCCGGAGCCACCACCGTGCCGCTGCGCCACGGCGTGTCGGTGGGGCTGCCGCACCGCGGCGCCGCGTCGATCGAGGGCGGGCCGGATGGAGTGGAGTTCTTCGTGGTGAGCCTTGCCGTTCCGGCGAACGCGGGAGGTGCGTCGTGA
- a CDS encoding cupin domain-containing protein — protein sequence MIVTNAGGLSRTADGSAWRCLARRGMLHSECEAIDYHRLPPGATRDGRGRDGVETAWFVLSGQGRFVDGAERSAALRPGDLLFAAGGARGAVHNDSSGELELLSLTVLPTAVTDRLPARVPVAPWLLAGGDHD from the coding sequence ATGATCGTCACCAACGCCGGCGGCCTGAGCCGGACGGCGGACGGCAGCGCCTGGCGCTGCCTGGCCCGCCGCGGCATGCTGCACAGCGAATGCGAGGCCATCGACTACCACCGGTTGCCGCCGGGCGCCACGCGGGACGGGCGCGGCCGGGACGGCGTCGAAACCGCCTGGTTCGTCCTCAGTGGACAGGGCCGCTTCGTCGACGGCGCGGAACGCTCCGCCGCACTGCGCCCCGGAGATCTCCTGTTCGCCGCCGGCGGTGCGCGCGGAGCGGTGCACAACGATTCCTCCGGTGAGCTCGAACTGCTCTCCCTGACCGTGCTGCCCACCGCGGTGACCGATCGGCTGCCCGCGCGGGTTCCGGTGGCGCCTTGGCTGCTGGCCGGGGGTGACCATGACTGA
- a CDS encoding cupin domain-containing protein has protein sequence MAEQLVIADLDETSVVHGVHGAAGASEWKCFARRDNLFGRWEAVEWAALPPGGISGAHVHTRTEELYFIISGTGVMLLDGQEHPVEAGDLILNGLGTRHGLRNAGDDRLEWLVIEVVGPPMAAVYAHHQQQIDVRG, from the coding sequence GTGGCAGAACAGCTGGTGATCGCGGACCTCGACGAGACATCCGTCGTGCACGGCGTGCACGGCGCGGCCGGTGCGTCGGAGTGGAAGTGCTTCGCCCGGCGCGACAACCTCTTCGGGCGTTGGGAGGCGGTCGAGTGGGCCGCGCTGCCGCCGGGCGGGATCAGCGGCGCGCACGTCCACACCCGCACCGAGGAGCTCTACTTCATCATCTCCGGCACCGGGGTCATGCTCCTCGACGGCCAGGAGCACCCGGTCGAGGCAGGTGACCTGATCCTCAACGGCCTCGGCACCCGGCACGGCCTGCGGAACGCCGGCGACGACCGGCTGGAGTGGCTCGTCATCGAGGTGGTGGGGCCACCGATGGCAGCCGTCTACGCCCATCACCAGCAGCAGATCGACGTAAGGGGATGA